One window of the Natrinema sp. CBA1119 genome contains the following:
- a CDS encoding M48 family metalloprotease, which yields MIAVAALWLGLLGAGYASARLYGWYTLRRRPDGRRSLGTYRLLAVVGFGTGIVLALSGLLEETENALSSVHPALAGGTGATLAWLPVLGGAIVATLVAYLGVFPYARERRDLEISAATAVGRLAKYLVAITMLCLGALVPLVALVSASDPSPLLIPLSFVVLIAVVYAWLQYGIRLSQTVTETTAEQRQRLENAGDRAGLTATIAGVIPAREAEIARLFLDGPFWNRRVYATDYALDALDDEALTALCARADASDELWLLERRSLVLALLFGLIVTLTVWTSLLIMVGCVAITAPLLLRYYRRFEFAADRRAARSVGAAPLASAIETGSDLSDDRGRLRELLASQPSRSRRLERLRDI from the coding sequence ATGATTGCAGTAGCCGCGCTCTGGCTCGGATTGCTCGGCGCGGGTTACGCCAGTGCCAGGCTATACGGATGGTACACGCTTCGACGCCGCCCGGACGGCCGGCGATCGCTCGGTACGTATCGCCTTCTCGCCGTCGTCGGCTTCGGGACTGGAATCGTCCTCGCGTTATCCGGCCTCCTCGAGGAGACTGAAAACGCCCTCTCGAGTGTCCATCCAGCGCTGGCGGGCGGGACCGGAGCGACGCTCGCTTGGCTTCCCGTGCTCGGCGGTGCGATCGTCGCGACGCTCGTCGCGTATCTCGGCGTCTTTCCGTACGCTCGCGAACGCCGCGACCTCGAGATCAGCGCCGCGACGGCGGTCGGTCGGCTCGCGAAATATCTCGTGGCGATTACGATGCTCTGCCTTGGGGCACTCGTTCCCCTCGTCGCGCTCGTCAGCGCATCGGATCCCAGTCCGTTGTTGATCCCGCTCTCGTTCGTCGTCCTCATCGCCGTGGTCTACGCCTGGTTGCAGTACGGCATTCGCCTCTCGCAGACAGTCACCGAGACGACGGCCGAACAGCGCCAGCGACTCGAGAACGCTGGCGACCGAGCCGGCCTGACCGCGACGATCGCCGGCGTGATCCCGGCTCGCGAAGCCGAGATAGCCAGACTCTTCCTCGACGGACCGTTCTGGAATCGGCGGGTGTACGCCACGGACTACGCTCTCGACGCCCTCGACGACGAGGCGCTGACTGCGCTCTGTGCGCGTGCGGACGCCAGCGACGAGTTGTGGCTCCTCGAGCGGCGGTCACTAGTGCTGGCGCTTCTCTTCGGACTGATCGTGACGCTGACCGTCTGGACATCGCTTCTCATTATGGTGGGTTGCGTTGCGATCACCGCGCCGCTTCTTCTCCGGTATTACCGGCGGTTCGAGTTCGCTGCCGATCGCCGCGCCGCTCGATCCGTCGGAGCCGCGCCCCTCGCGTCCGCTATCGAGACCGGCTCCGACCTGTCCGACGACCGGGGTCGGCTCAGAGAGTTGCTCGCGTCGCAGCCGTCGCGGTCTCGGCGACTCGAGCGCCTTCGCGACATCTGA
- a CDS encoding NAD-dependent epimerase/dehydratase family protein yields MDSALVIGGTRFIGRHLVDDLLEHDYDVTLFTRGTSGNPFADDERVDHVEGDRTNETALEAAATTVDPDAVFDCVAYHPKDVRAATTIFADCDAYVYVSSGAAYGREEIPKREGETPLHECTLEQATDDSFETYGNRKAEGDRAVFAAAEDGVRAMAVRPPIVYGPHDHTERLDWWIDRVNRFDRVVVPGDGTNLRHRVYVEDVASALRIVAERGEAGEAYNVGDRRLVTLEEMIDLIAESLDRVAHSATEKANDVELVRAGPRELAVGDIELDDYPLYRTYPHVLSTAKLAALDWESTSLETAMDRSVADHLESDRDGSENGPKREAEERVLGILETL; encoded by the coding sequence ATGGACAGCGCACTCGTCATCGGCGGCACTCGCTTCATCGGCCGCCACCTCGTCGACGACTTGCTCGAGCACGACTACGACGTCACACTGTTCACCCGCGGAACCAGCGGAAACCCGTTCGCGGACGACGAACGGGTCGATCACGTCGAGGGTGACCGGACGAACGAGACCGCCCTCGAGGCCGCGGCGACGACGGTCGACCCCGACGCGGTCTTCGACTGCGTGGCCTACCATCCGAAAGACGTCCGCGCCGCGACGACCATTTTCGCGGACTGCGACGCGTACGTCTACGTCTCGAGCGGCGCGGCCTACGGCCGCGAGGAGATCCCCAAGCGGGAGGGCGAGACGCCGCTGCACGAGTGTACGCTCGAGCAGGCGACCGACGATTCGTTCGAGACCTACGGCAATCGGAAGGCCGAGGGCGACCGCGCCGTCTTCGCGGCGGCCGAGGACGGCGTCCGCGCAATGGCCGTCCGGCCGCCAATCGTCTACGGCCCCCACGACCACACCGAGCGCCTGGACTGGTGGATCGACCGCGTGAACCGCTTTGACCGCGTCGTGGTGCCCGGCGACGGGACGAACCTCCGCCACCGCGTCTACGTCGAAGACGTCGCGAGCGCGCTCCGGATCGTGGCCGAGCGCGGCGAGGCCGGCGAGGCCTATAACGTCGGCGACCGACGGCTCGTCACGCTCGAGGAGATGATCGACCTGATCGCTGAGTCCCTCGATCGCGTGGCGCATAGCGCCACGGAAAAAGCGAATGACGTAGAACTCGTCCGCGCCGGCCCGCGAGAGCTCGCGGTCGGCGACATCGAACTCGACGACTACCCCCTCTACCGGACGTATCCCCACGTCCTCTCGACGGCGAAACTCGCCGCGCTCGACTGGGAGTCGACATCGCTCGAGACGGCGATGGATCGCTCGGTCGCGGATCACCTCGAGAGCGACCGGGACGGGAGCGAGAACGGGCCGAAACGAGAGGCCGAGGAGCGCGTGCTGGGGATCCTCGAGACGCTTTGA
- a CDS encoding peroxidase-related enzyme (This protein belongs to a clade of uncharacterized proteins related to peroxidases such as the alkylhydroperoxidase AhpD.): MTNSGTDAESATDPELSDDAMGRFPVPAFEDLPEDLQDRIAAETDRAGFTPNVFAAMAYKPSHFRAFFDYHDALVEDTALEREEIEMIVVAVSGVNHCYYCNVAHGALVRIYADDPTLADQLVANYRTADINDAHRTMLDVAVKLTERPTEVERDDLEALREVGFSEEALWDIASVTAFYNLSNRLAMFAEMRPNEEFHTLGRE, encoded by the coding sequence ATGACCAATTCAGGTACCGATGCCGAGTCAGCGACCGACCCCGAACTCAGCGACGACGCGATGGGTCGGTTTCCCGTTCCGGCTTTCGAGGACCTCCCCGAGGATCTCCAGGACCGAATTGCGGCGGAAACCGACCGCGCCGGATTCACGCCGAACGTCTTCGCTGCGATGGCGTACAAACCGTCTCACTTTCGCGCGTTCTTCGACTATCACGACGCACTCGTCGAAGACACCGCCCTCGAGCGCGAAGAGATCGAAATGATCGTCGTCGCGGTCTCAGGCGTCAACCACTGCTACTACTGTAACGTCGCCCACGGCGCGCTCGTGCGAATCTACGCCGACGATCCGACGCTGGCCGATCAACTGGTGGCTAACTACCGGACCGCCGACATCAACGACGCTCATCGGACGATGCTCGACGTCGCCGTGAAACTGACCGAACGACCGACCGAGGTCGAGCGGGACGACCTCGAGGCGCTTCGCGAGGTCGGGTTCAGCGAGGAGGCGCTCTGGGATATCGCGTCCGTGACCGCGTTTTACAACCTGAGCAATCGGTTGGCGATGTTCGCGGAGATGCGGCCCAACGAGGAATTCCACACGCTGGGTCGCGAGTAG